The Atribacter laminatus genome contains the following window.
CCAACTGGTGCTGTTTTGGGATTTGGGAATATGTTACTTCGATTGATTGAGGATTATCATCCCTTCTCCTTGATTACTAGTTTTGATCATCCCCAAAAAACCTTTCGTCATCAGATCACTGAAGATTATAAAGCTCAACGAAAACCAATGCCGGAAGAACTCATACCTCAAGTTCAGTTGGTTAAGGACTTAATCGATTCTTTTGGATTAAAGTGGATTGAAGTTCCTGGATTTGAAGGTGACGATATAATCGGAAGTCTTCGTCACCAAATCCCAATCCAATTCACCACTGCTATGGTTTCCTCAGATCTCGATCTATTACAGTTAGTGAATGAAAAAACCATTCTTTTGCAGCCAGTGAAGGGTGTTACCCAATTAAAAACAATTGATAAAAATACTTTATTAGATCAGTATGGATTAACTCCCCAGCAGATCATTGATTTTATAGCTTTAACTGGTGATCCCTCCGATAATATTCCCGGGCTTCCTGGTATTGGTGAAAAAACCGCACTCAATCTTTTAAAACGCTATCATGATTGGCAGGGGATTCTACATCATTATGATGAACTTCCATTACGACTCCAAAAAGCGATTCAGGAATTTTCTAAACAGGTTGAACAGAGTCTTCAGTTGGTCACCATAATTGATACCATACCACTTGATATCAATTTTCAGTCTTGGAATTTTCAGCAAGTCCAATGGAAATCTTTATTTACCCTGTTGGACGAATTAGGATTGATAAAATTTAAAGAAAGACTAGTGAAAAAAAGAAATGAAATTCACCAAAAAACTCTCCCTCTTTTTGAAAATAACCAATAAAAGAGGAGAGGAATTGTAATTTTACCCCTTTTTTAACCAAGTAAGGGGAACAGGAGGACAATGAATGGACATCATCATGGTATCCAGCGAAGCGTATCCCTTTGCTAAAAGCGGAGGAATGGCTGATGTGGTTGGAGCGCTCACTAAATATCTCCCGAATAATGATTTTTCTATAAAGCTTTTTTTGCCTGCCTATTCATCACTTATGAATGAGTTTCAGTTTAACCCAGAACAAGATATCACTTTTTCCTTTGGAGAGAAAATGGTGAAGGCGTCCTACTTTGTTCGGAACGAGAAAAACCTACAAATTATTGCGGTTGCAGGTGAAGATTTTTTTAAACGGGAAAAAATGTATGGATTTGGTGATGACCTAAAACGCTTCATTTTTTTCTCTCGAGCAGTGTTTGAGTATATTGTAAGAACTCAAAAGGAAACCTTCATCCTTCATTGTC
Protein-coding sequences here:
- a CDS encoding 5'-3' exonuclease translates to MENSNNLILLLDGSSLIYRAFYAMPRFISSQGKPTGAVLGFGNMLLRLIEDYHPFSLITSFDHPQKTFRHQITEDYKAQRKPMPEELIPQVQLVKDLIDSFGLKWIEVPGFEGDDIIGSLRHQIPIQFTTAMVSSDLDLLQLVNEKTILLQPVKGVTQLKTIDKNTLLDQYGLTPQQIIDFIALTGDPSDNIPGLPGIGEKTALNLLKRYHDWQGILHHYDELPLRLQKAIQEFSKQVEQSLQLVTIIDTIPLDINFQSWNFQQVQWKSLFTLLDELGLIKFKERLVKKRNEIHQKTLPLFENNQ